A single genomic interval of Spinacia oleracea cultivar Varoflay chromosome 6, BTI_SOV_V1, whole genome shotgun sequence harbors:
- the LOC110786454 gene encoding uncharacterized protein, whose product MAELKLSESKDLTRIERIGAHSHIRGLGLDSTLEPRLTSEGLVGQLPARKAAGVILQMIKDGKIAGRGVLIAGQPGTGKTAIAMGLAKSLGHETPFAMLSGSEIFSLEMSKTEALMQAFRRAIGVRIKEEAEVIEGEVVEVQMDRPAVAGAASKTGKLTLKTTDMETVYDLGTKMIEALSKEKVQSGDVIAIDKASGKITKLGRSFSRSREYDAVGPHTKFVQCPDGELQKRKEVVHCVTLHEIDVINSRTQGFLALFTGDTGEIRAEVREQIDTKVAEWREEGKAEIVPGVLFIDEVHMLDIECFSFLNRALENEMAPILVVATNRGHTRIRGTNYKSPHGIPIDLLDRLLIIATQPYSEEEIRKILEIRCEEEDVEMSEEAKALLTKIAVETSLRYSINLINTSALACLKRKAKSVEMEDVSRVYQLFLDVKRSTQYLMEYQNQYMFNDVPGGEVNEDENTDMTS is encoded by the exons ATGGCGGAGCTAAAACTCTCAGAAAGCAAAGACCTAACAAGAATTGAACGCATAGGGGCTCACTCCCATATCCGAGGCTTAGGCCTAGACTCAACCCTAGAACCTCGCCTCACTTCCGAAGGCCTCGTCGGCCAACTCCCCGCCCGCAAAGCCGCCGGCGTAATCCTCCAAATGATCAAAGACGGAAAAATCGCGGGCCGAGGAGTCCTCATTGCGGGCCAACCCGGCACCGGAAAGACCGCAATTGCAATGGGTCTTGCCAAGTCACTGGGCCACGAAACTCCATTCGCCATGCTCTCCGGCTCCGAAATCTTCTCCCTGGAGATGTCGAAGACGGAAGCCCTAATGCAGGCGTTTCGCCGCGCTATCGGTGTCCGGATTAAAGAGGAGGCTGAGGTTATTGAGGGCGAGGTTGTGGAGGTACAAATGGACCGACCTGCGGTTGCTGGGGCGGCGTCGAAGACAGGGAAATTGACGTTGAAGACGACGGATATGGAGACGGTGTATGATTTGGGGACGAAGATGATTGAAGCGCTTAGTAAGGAGAAGGTTCAAAGTGGGGATGTGATTGCTATTGATAAGGCTTCTGGGAAGATTACTAAGCTCGGGAGGTCGTTTTCGAGGTCGAGGGAGTACGATGCTGTAGGACCTCATACCAAGTTTGTGCAGTGCCCTGATGGGGAGTTGCAGAAAAGGAAAGAGGTTGTGCATTGTGTTACTCTTCATGAGATCGATGTTATTAACAGCAG GACCCAGGGATTCCTAGCACTCTTCACTGGCGATACTGGTGAAATACGTGCTGAAGTGAGGGAACAAATTGACACCAAAGTAGCTGAGTGGAGGGAAGAAGGGAAGGCTGAGATTGTACCAGGGGTTCTGTTCATTGACGAGGTCCACATGTTAGATATTGAGTGCTTCTCTTTCTTAAATCGTGCCTTGGAGAATGAAATGGCACCGATATTAGTAGTTGCAACCAACAGAGGGCATACTAGGATTAGAGGGACCAATTACAAATCTCCACATGGCATTCCCATTGATTTGCTTGATCGGCTACTTATCATCGCAACTCAACCATACTCGGAGGAGGAGATTCGAAAGATCTTGGAGATCAGATGTGAAGAAGAGGATGTCGAAATGTCTGAAGAAGCGAAAGCTCTGTTGACAAAAATTGCAGTTGAAACATCACTCAGGTATTCCATCAACCTGATAAATACCTCTGCATTGGCCTGTCTAAAACGGAAGGCAAAGTCGGTGGAGATGGAGGATGTGAGCAGGGTTTATCAGTTGTTTTTGGATGTGAAGAGGTCAACACAGTACTTAATGGAGTATCAAAACCAATATATGTTTAACGATGTTCCCGGAGGAGAGGTGAATGAAGATGAGAACACTGACATGACCTCTTGA